In Deinococcus psychrotolerans, a genomic segment contains:
- a CDS encoding 4Fe-4S binding protein, with amino-acid sequence MLEGMFKLLGEYGNPVPRYTGPRCLVERLAVGGCDLCQQACPHEAVSIDRAVSIDPAKCTSCGLCVQACPTGALEYDVSATLGAVKAHGEGGATLTCSQSGAGGQTLPCLGRVNQSAVVASGAWGIELTLLHGDCPTCTVGRADVPERLAAVVESAQQLRAATGRPARVNIRKAAGEQLSGPQVSRRGMFGALARSASRMAAQVIPESPLPFVDWSVPEERRPAEWLWRRRAMKPTPAPETLVIWAAPRILDGCIDCPVCTNVCPTEAIAREVHPDGLITLHLDLTSCTGCSACARSCPPQVIVMSPEVEEGAFAEPQLLREGGQVY; translated from the coding sequence ATGTTAGAGGGAATGTTCAAATTGCTCGGCGAGTACGGCAACCCCGTGCCGCGCTACACCGGCCCGCGCTGTCTGGTGGAGCGGCTGGCGGTGGGCGGCTGCGACCTTTGCCAGCAGGCCTGCCCCCACGAAGCGGTCAGCATCGACCGGGCCGTGAGCATTGATCCGGCCAAATGCACCAGTTGCGGCTTATGCGTACAGGCCTGCCCCACCGGAGCGCTGGAATACGACGTGAGCGCCACGCTGGGAGCCGTCAAAGCGCACGGCGAGGGCGGGGCCACCCTGACCTGCTCGCAGAGCGGCGCGGGCGGCCAGACGCTGCCGTGCCTTGGGCGCGTAAACCAGAGCGCGGTGGTGGCCTCGGGCGCGTGGGGCATCGAGCTGACCTTATTGCACGGTGACTGCCCGACTTGCACGGTGGGCCGCGCCGACGTGCCCGAGCGCCTCGCGGCAGTAGTGGAGAGCGCTCAGCAGCTCCGCGCCGCCACAGGAAGGCCCGCCCGCGTCAATATCCGCAAGGCGGCGGGCGAGCAGCTCAGCGGGCCGCAGGTTTCGCGGCGCGGCATGTTCGGAGCGCTGGCCCGCAGCGCCAGCCGAATGGCCGCGCAGGTCATTCCCGAAAGCCCGCTGCCGTTCGTGGACTGGAGCGTGCCCGAAGAGCGCCGCCCTGCCGAGTGGCTGTGGCGTCGCCGCGCCATGAAGCCCACCCCCGCGCCGGAAACGCTGGTCATCTGGGCCGCGCCGCGCATCTTGGACGGCTGCATCGACTGCCCAGTCTGCACCAACGTCTGCCCCACCGAAGCCATTGCCAGAGAAGTCCACCCCGACGGCCTGATTACTCTGCACCTCGATTTGACCTCGTGTACCGGCTGCTCGGCCTGCGCCCGTTCTTGCCCGCCGCAGGTCATCGTGATGTCGCCGGAGGTAGAGGAAGGGGCGTTCGCTGAACCGCAGCTGCTCAGGGAAGGCGGGCAAGTTTATTAG
- a CDS encoding TAXI family TRAP transporter solute-binding subunit, with product MKRFALACALLTGAAFAQTPSTQPLTVLNVATGSKGGTYATMYKNLGDVCTSASWLRERQTSGSVESVDLLLSNQVSLAFVQLDVLKARDQIDGDARTKGIRTLLALHQEELHLIAKKPTKNFFGRLSGVTSYSQLAGKKLGAWGGSVVTANVLRAKAGVSFEVVSFPTREAALSALSAGTVDAVLAAVGQPADWVKALDAQQYSLLPLDIDPAKVKDFYQKAKLIYPQFGASVDTYSVQSLLVTRDFKTPEKRAQLLKYQACAKNKLTRLQEDEGMHPKWNDVTFKSAGWPDYK from the coding sequence ATGAAACGTTTCGCGCTTGCGTGCGCCCTGCTCACTGGAGCAGCTTTTGCTCAAACCCCGTCGACTCAGCCGCTCACCGTGCTGAATGTCGCCACCGGCAGCAAGGGCGGCACCTACGCCACCATGTACAAGAATCTGGGCGATGTGTGCACCTCGGCGTCGTGGCTGCGCGAGCGGCAGACTTCCGGCAGTGTGGAGAGCGTGGATCTGCTGCTGAGCAACCAAGTTTCACTGGCCTTCGTGCAACTCGACGTGCTCAAGGCCCGCGACCAAATCGACGGCGACGCGCGTACCAAAGGGATTCGTACCCTCTTGGCGCTGCATCAAGAAGAACTTCACTTGATCGCCAAAAAGCCCACCAAGAATTTCTTTGGGCGCTTGAGCGGCGTCACCAGTTACAGCCAGCTCGCCGGAAAAAAGCTGGGCGCTTGGGGCGGCAGCGTGGTCACGGCCAATGTGCTGCGGGCCAAAGCGGGGGTGAGTTTCGAGGTGGTGAGTTTTCCCACCCGTGAAGCGGCGCTCTCGGCCCTCTCGGCGGGCACGGTGGACGCGGTGCTGGCGGCGGTGGGCCAGCCTGCCGACTGGGTCAAAGCGCTCGACGCCCAGCAGTACAGCTTGTTGCCGCTCGATATTGACCCAGCCAAAGTCAAGGACTTTTACCAAAAAGCCAAGCTGATTTACCCGCAGTTTGGAGCCAGTGTCGATACCTACAGCGTGCAGAGCCTGCTGGTGACCCGCGATTTCAAAACGCCGGAAAAGCGGGCGCAGCTGCTCAAGTACCAGGCCTGTGCCAAAAACAAACTGACCCGCCTCCAAGAAGACGAGGGGATGCACCCCAAGTGGAACGACGTGACCTTCAAGTCTGCGGGCTGGCCGGACTACAAATGA
- the msrA gene encoding peptide-methionine (S)-S-oxide reductase MsrA: protein MTDSTLNPDSSASLQTAILASGCFWCTEAVFDNVKGIAKVESGYIGGSVANPSYNQVCSGRTGHAEAVRLTFDPSVIPYRDVLGIFFATHDPTQLNRQGHDVGTQYRSAVFYQTDAEKAEVQAFIDDLSAQHVYDQPIVTTLEPVSQFYVAEDYHQSYFANNPTQPYCMAVITPKVIKMRKSYSHYLNV, encoded by the coding sequence ATGACCGATTCGACCCTGAACCCAGATTCGTCTGCAAGCCTGCAAACCGCCATTCTCGCCAGCGGCTGCTTTTGGTGCACCGAGGCGGTGTTTGACAACGTCAAGGGCATCGCGAAAGTCGAGAGCGGCTACATCGGCGGCTCCGTCGCCAACCCCAGCTACAACCAGGTCTGCTCCGGCAGAACCGGTCACGCCGAGGCCGTGCGCCTGACCTTTGATCCCAGCGTCATCCCCTACCGCGACGTGCTGGGTATCTTTTTCGCCACCCATGACCCCACCCAGCTCAACCGCCAGGGCCACGATGTCGGCACCCAGTACCGCTCCGCCGTGTTTTACCAGACCGACGCCGAAAAGGCTGAAGTTCAGGCGTTTATCGATGATCTGAGCGCCCAGCACGTCTACGATCAGCCGATTGTGACTACCCTAGAGCCGGTTTCCCAGTTCTACGTGGCCGAGGACTACCACCAGAGCTACTTCGCCAACAACCCCACCCAGCCGTACTGCATGGCGGTCATCACGCCCAAAGTCATCAAGATGCGCAAGAGCTATTCGCACTATCTAAACGTCTGA
- a CDS encoding MFS transporter — protein MTAPAPRLTRATITLFSVSVGLIVANLYYAQPLLPQIAADFKVDVGSAARLVTWIQLGYVMGMVLVVPLGDVLDRRKLTLGLVALSVVGLLAVAAAPAFWLFALASVLLGLTTVGAQVLVPFAASLADDANRGKVVGTVMSGLLLGILLARTVSGVLASLLGWRLVFVVAATTLALLWALLRRGLPSLAPSRRLPYRTLLASVLELVISEPILRRRSLYGLLAFAAFSVFWTSLSFLLAGPPYFYNEALVGLFGLVGAVGALAASWAGRQADAGRSHWISGVMAALIAASFGLIWWGQTSLAALIAGALLMDLGVQALHITNQSEIYRLRPEARSRLTTVYLSSYFAGGVLGSALSSVAYVRYGWAGVSVLGILFGLAILAVWALEKPLQAVLNKR, from the coding sequence GTGACTGCTCCTGCTCCCCGCCTGACCCGTGCCACCATCACCTTGTTCTCCGTTTCGGTAGGCCTGATCGTGGCCAATTTGTACTACGCCCAGCCGCTGTTGCCGCAAATCGCCGCCGATTTTAAGGTGGACGTGGGCAGCGCCGCCCGCTTAGTCACCTGGATTCAGCTCGGCTACGTCATGGGGATGGTGTTGGTGGTGCCGCTGGGCGACGTGCTCGACCGACGCAAGCTAACGCTCGGCTTGGTGGCGCTCAGCGTCGTGGGCCTGCTGGCGGTGGCGGCAGCCCCAGCGTTCTGGCTGTTCGCGCTGGCCTCGGTGCTGCTGGGCCTGACCACCGTGGGAGCGCAGGTCTTGGTGCCGTTCGCGGCCAGCCTCGCCGACGACGCCAACCGGGGCAAGGTAGTAGGCACGGTCATGAGCGGCTTGCTGCTGGGCATTTTGCTGGCCCGCACCGTCTCGGGAGTGCTGGCCTCGCTGCTGGGCTGGCGGCTGGTGTTTGTGGTGGCGGCGACCACACTGGCGCTGCTGTGGGCGCTGCTGCGGCGCGGCCTGCCCAGTCTCGCTCCGAGCCGCCGCTTGCCTTACCGCACGCTGCTGGCCTCGGTGCTTGAGCTGGTCATCAGCGAGCCCATACTGCGCCGCCGCTCGCTTTACGGGCTGCTGGCCTTCGCCGCCTTCAGCGTGTTCTGGACAAGCCTCTCCTTTTTGCTGGCCGGGCCGCCGTACTTTTACAACGAAGCTTTGGTGGGCCTGTTCGGTTTGGTGGGCGCGGTGGGAGCGCTGGCCGCTTCGTGGGCAGGCCGCCAGGCCGACGCGGGGCGCAGCCACTGGATTTCGGGGGTGATGGCCGCTTTGATTGCCGCCTCGTTCGGGCTGATCTGGTGGGGCCAGACCTCGCTGGCCGCGCTGATCGCGGGAGCGCTGCTGATGGATTTGGGCGTGCAGGCGCTGCACATCACCAACCAGTCCGAGATCTACCGCCTGCGCCCTGAGGCCAGAAGCCGCCTGACCACCGTTTATTTGAGCAGTTATTTTGCGGGTGGGGTGCTGGGTTCGGCGCTCTCCAGCGTGGCTTACGTGCGTTACGGCTGGGCAGGGGTGTCGGTGCTGGGTATCCTCTTTGGGCTGGCCATTTTGGCAGTGTGGGCACTAGAAAAACCGCTTCAAGCTGTGCTCAACAAGCGCTGA
- a CDS encoding bifunctional metallophosphatase/5'-nucleotidase, whose protein sequence is MIKPTLALLTSALLLSACTTTTTNTTTPKTPDPVNITILGLNDFHGNLEPTSFTKVGDTAAIKAGGVAAIASEVNDAKLKNPNTILVGGGDLIGASPATSSLLRDEPSVVALNKIGMQISALGNHEFDQGLKELFRMQNGGCDSNDAAKACKFDPTFDGAKFKWIGANVEYNASSGKTGTPFAPYIIQDIGGAKIAFIGAVTKSVTGLVSPDGIKDLNFLDEAASINKYIPEIKAKNVDAIIMLIHEGGEISKDSKDTYATVGCKTLDASSPIVAIAKKVDPAVSAIISGHSHQGYNCLVPDPTGKDRIVIQGDFYGHLLQTLNLTVDKANHKPLSVSAANLVVDYTARETNKTLNADMLALVDKAKAKTDAVKAVPVANLGVPQIQRGISNARNTESALGDVIADAQVFATLAQGTQISLMNPGGIRQDLPDTGQIKAGNAINFGDVYAVQPFGNTLVVIDMTGQQIKDVLEQQWMNENATAVKLLQVSEGFSYKYTDSAPAGSKINIADIMFGGKPIDPAAKYRVAINSFLATGGDFFSVFTKGTNKVELPNLVDVDALNVYLKAKGSTLDGKVKGRITKL, encoded by the coding sequence ATGATTAAACCTACTCTGGCTCTGCTGACTTCAGCCCTGCTGCTCTCGGCCTGCACGACCACCACCACCAATACCACTACTCCCAAGACCCCCGATCCGGTCAACATCACTATCCTCGGCCTCAACGACTTTCACGGCAACCTCGAACCCACCTCGTTTACCAAAGTGGGCGACACGGCGGCCATCAAGGCGGGCGGCGTGGCGGCCATTGCTTCAGAAGTCAACGACGCCAAGCTCAAAAACCCCAACACCATCTTGGTGGGCGGCGGCGACCTGATCGGCGCGAGTCCAGCCACCAGCAGCCTGCTGCGCGACGAACCCAGCGTGGTGGCCCTCAACAAAATCGGAATGCAGATCAGTGCGCTAGGCAACCACGAGTTCGATCAGGGCCTCAAAGAATTGTTCAGGATGCAAAACGGCGGCTGCGACAGCAACGACGCGGCCAAAGCCTGTAAATTTGACCCGACGTTTGATGGAGCGAAGTTCAAATGGATCGGCGCGAACGTGGAATACAACGCCAGCAGCGGCAAAACCGGCACCCCCTTTGCGCCTTACATCATTCAGGACATCGGCGGCGCGAAGATCGCCTTTATCGGGGCCGTGACCAAATCGGTAACGGGTCTGGTTTCGCCCGACGGCATCAAAGACCTCAACTTCCTCGACGAAGCCGCCTCGATTAACAAGTACATTCCCGAGATCAAAGCCAAAAACGTGGACGCCATCATCATGCTGATTCACGAAGGCGGCGAGATTTCCAAGGACAGCAAAGACACCTACGCCACCGTCGGTTGCAAGACCCTCGACGCGAGCAGCCCGATTGTCGCGATTGCCAAAAAAGTCGATCCGGCGGTCAGCGCCATCATCAGCGGACACAGTCACCAGGGCTACAACTGCCTCGTGCCCGACCCCACCGGCAAAGACCGCATCGTGATTCAGGGTGATTTCTACGGCCACCTGCTGCAAACCCTCAACCTGACGGTCGACAAAGCCAACCACAAGCCGCTCAGCGTTTCGGCCGCCAACTTGGTGGTCGACTACACCGCCCGCGAAACCAACAAGACCCTCAATGCCGACATGCTGGCGCTGGTGGACAAGGCCAAAGCCAAAACCGACGCGGTCAAAGCCGTGCCCGTCGCTAACCTGGGTGTGCCTCAAATTCAGCGCGGTATCAGCAATGCCCGCAACACCGAGTCGGCCTTGGGCGACGTGATTGCCGACGCGCAGGTGTTTGCCACCCTGGCGCAGGGCACCCAGATTTCGCTGATGAACCCCGGCGGTATTCGTCAGGACTTGCCCGATACCGGCCAGATCAAAGCTGGAAACGCCATCAACTTCGGTGACGTGTACGCTGTGCAGCCGTTCGGCAATACCTTGGTGGTCATCGATATGACCGGCCAGCAGATCAAAGACGTGCTGGAACAGCAGTGGATGAACGAAAACGCCACCGCCGTCAAGTTGTTGCAAGTCAGCGAGGGCTTTAGCTACAAGTACACCGACAGCGCTCCGGCAGGCAGCAAGATCAACATCGCCGACATCATGTTTGGCGGCAAGCCGATTGACCCCGCCGCCAAGTACCGCGTAGCGATCAACAGCTTCTTGGCAACCGGCGGCGACTTCTTCAGCGTCTTCACCAAGGGCACCAACAAAGTCGAACTCCCCAACCTCGTGGACGTGGACGCCCTCAACGTTTACCTGAAAGCCAAAGGCAGTACCCTAGACGGCAAAGTCAAGGGCCGGATCACCAAGCTGTAA
- a CDS encoding DUF937 domain-containing protein — MDILNMLGLGQNQTAQLGQQLGVAPDQMNSALEAAVPLLISQMGHNAQDPQGAASLSQALDQHDGSAIDNLQQGNLPNLDDGQAITRHVFGGNQNSAVNAVSQRAGISPQLAIQIISMAAPLVLGYLSRNRGAGGGGMGGNLGGLGSILGSVLGGGAAGGLGSILGSVLGGGSQPQQPQYQQPQQSSGGLGDLGGMLGSIFGGGQQNSQPQSNQMGGGVGLEPVGQQSQQSGNPLEDLIGMFGGNRR, encoded by the coding sequence ATGGACATCTTGAATATGCTCGGCCTCGGCCAAAACCAAACCGCTCAGCTCGGTCAGCAGCTCGGCGTGGCCCCAGACCAAATGAACTCGGCGCTCGAAGCCGCCGTGCCACTGCTCATTAGCCAGATGGGCCACAATGCCCAAGATCCGCAGGGCGCGGCCTCGCTCTCGCAGGCGCTCGACCAGCACGACGGCAGCGCCATCGATAACCTTCAGCAGGGCAACTTGCCTAACTTGGACGACGGCCAAGCCATTACGCGCCACGTCTTTGGCGGCAACCAGAACTCGGCCGTCAACGCGGTAAGCCAGCGGGCCGGAATCAGCCCACAGCTCGCCATCCAGATTATTTCTATGGCCGCGCCGCTGGTGCTGGGCTACCTCAGCCGCAACCGGGGCGCGGGCGGCGGCGGTATGGGCGGCAATCTGGGCGGTCTGGGCAGCATTCTCGGCAGTGTGCTGGGCGGCGGCGCGGCGGGCGGCCTCGGCAGCATTTTGGGCAGCGTCTTGGGCGGCGGCTCACAGCCCCAGCAGCCCCAATATCAACAACCCCAGCAAAGCTCCGGCGGCTTGGGCGACCTCGGCGGAATGCTCGGCAGCATTTTTGGCGGCGGGCAGCAAAATAGCCAGCCTCAGAGCAACCAAATGGGCGGCGGCGTGGGCCTGGAGCCTGTTGGGCAGCAATCTCAGCAGAGCGGCAACCCCTTAGAAGACTTGATTGGAATGTTTGGCGGCAACCGGCGCTGA
- a CDS encoding RelA/SpoT family protein produces MELLRPLIAERPPEERDKIEAAYEFAREAHEGVARKSGEPYITHPVAVAKILAELGMDTDAISAGLLHDTVEDVERVTFAVIEAQFGPDVRKIVEGETKVSKLTKLSANLHDQQSENLRQMLIAMTGDVRIIIVKLADRLHNMRTLASMKPEKQQRIARETIEIFAPLAHRLGIGQIKWELEDLSFTYLDPQAYSYLETRLRTRQEERDAQITQAIEQLRAELADDIELSEWVQEEDISGRSKHLWSIHQKMQKEGKALEQIFDLLAIRLILTPKPVNAPESRQKERAEEAREKRVCYHSLGIVHSMWSPIPGRFKDYIAVPKPNGYQSLHTTVISQGGQPIEVQIRSKRMHMVAEFGIAAHWMYKQGSALAQKERDDWLLQMRDLQRDFSDAADFVDAVKNDILGGRVFVFTPRGDTVSLPQGATPVDFAYHIHSRIGDTTIGSRVNGSIVSLSHKLKNGDMVEIVTNKNSTPSRDWLNFATTRSARSKIRHHFRILERSEALQNGHDLLEKHLRKRQLPVRQLMRTKILEDVSFKLAGSRNPDDLYLAIHAGKLTPGAVARALAPQLEQEQRPLRAPAPRPVEPGGVYVEGFSTVTKLANCCTPIRGDQIMGYLTRGRGVTVHRIDCPNMVRLLKFEPERCVAASWNPGTRGNAIVDVDVVAADRSGLLSDVLGLLVSLKHSPMKVSAGVGADSVAHIALRLAVENQAELVSLANQLRQIESVTDVLRVGKGNKSVPRN; encoded by the coding sequence ATGGAACTCCTCCGCCCGCTGATCGCGGAGCGCCCGCCGGAAGAACGGGACAAAATCGAAGCCGCTTACGAATTCGCCCGTGAAGCCCACGAAGGTGTGGCCCGCAAAAGCGGCGAGCCGTACATCACCCACCCGGTGGCGGTCGCCAAAATTCTGGCCGAGTTGGGGATGGACACCGACGCCATCTCGGCGGGCCTCCTCCACGACACGGTAGAAGACGTGGAGCGCGTCACCTTTGCCGTGATCGAAGCGCAGTTCGGGCCGGATGTCCGCAAGATCGTGGAGGGCGAAACCAAGGTCAGCAAACTGACCAAGCTCAGCGCCAACCTCCACGACCAGCAATCTGAAAACCTGCGCCAGATGCTGATCGCCATGACCGGCGACGTCCGGATCATCATCGTCAAACTGGCTGACCGATTGCACAACATGCGGACGCTGGCCAGCATGAAGCCGGAGAAGCAGCAGCGCATTGCCCGCGAAACCATCGAGATTTTCGCGCCGCTGGCCCACCGGCTCGGCATCGGGCAGATCAAGTGGGAACTGGAGGATCTCAGTTTCACATACCTCGATCCGCAGGCCTACAGCTACCTGGAAACCCGCCTGCGAACCCGCCAAGAAGAGCGCGACGCGCAGATCACACAGGCCATCGAGCAGCTCCGCGCCGAACTCGCCGACGATATCGAGCTCTCGGAGTGGGTTCAGGAAGAAGACATCTCCGGGCGCAGCAAGCACCTCTGGAGCATTCACCAGAAAATGCAAAAGGAGGGCAAGGCCTTAGAGCAGATTTTTGATTTGCTGGCCATCCGCCTCATCCTGACGCCCAAGCCGGTCAACGCCCCCGAGAGCCGCCAAAAAGAACGCGCCGAGGAAGCCCGTGAAAAGCGGGTGTGCTACCACTCGCTGGGCATCGTGCACAGCATGTGGTCGCCGATTCCGGGCCGCTTCAAAGATTACATCGCCGTGCCCAAGCCCAACGGCTACCAAAGCCTGCACACCACCGTGATCAGTCAGGGCGGGCAGCCGATTGAAGTGCAGATCCGCTCGAAACGGATGCACATGGTGGCCGAGTTCGGGATCGCCGCCCACTGGATGTACAAGCAAGGCTCGGCGCTGGCCCAGAAGGAGCGCGACGACTGGTTATTGCAAATGCGCGACTTGCAGCGCGATTTTTCCGACGCTGCCGACTTCGTGGACGCCGTCAAGAACGACATTCTGGGCGGGCGGGTCTTCGTGTTTACGCCGAGGGGCGACACGGTCAGCTTGCCGCAGGGCGCGACCCCGGTGGACTTTGCCTACCACATTCACAGCCGCATCGGCGACACCACCATCGGCTCGCGGGTCAACGGCTCGATTGTTTCGCTGAGTCACAAACTCAAAAACGGCGACATGGTGGAGATCGTCACCAACAAGAACAGCACCCCCAGCCGCGACTGGCTCAACTTTGCCACCACCCGCAGCGCCCGAAGCAAAATCCGCCACCACTTCCGCATTCTGGAGCGCAGCGAAGCCCTGCAAAATGGCCACGACCTGCTCGAAAAGCATCTGCGAAAGCGCCAACTGCCAGTGCGTCAGCTGATGCGAACCAAAATTCTCGAAGATGTCAGCTTCAAGCTGGCCGGGTCGCGTAACCCCGACGATCTGTATCTGGCCATACATGCCGGAAAGCTGACGCCCGGCGCAGTGGCCCGCGCCCTCGCGCCGCAACTTGAGCAGGAGCAGCGCCCCCTCCGCGCCCCCGCGCCGCGTCCGGTGGAGCCGGGAGGCGTGTACGTGGAGGGGTTTTCTACCGTCACCAAGCTGGCCAACTGCTGCACCCCGATTCGCGGCGATCAGATCATGGGTTACCTGACGCGGGGGCGCGGCGTCACGGTGCACCGGATCGATTGCCCCAACATGGTGCGGCTGCTCAAGTTCGAGCCGGAGCGTTGCGTGGCCGCTTCATGGAATCCGGGGACGCGGGGCAACGCCATCGTGGACGTGGACGTGGTCGCCGCCGACCGCAGCGGCCTGCTGAGCGACGTGCTGGGCTTGCTGGTGAGCCTCAAGCACAGCCCGATGAAAGTCAGCGCCGGAGTGGGCGCAGACAGCGTGGCGCATATTGCGCTGCGGCTGGCGGTGGAAAATCAGGCTGAGTTGGTGTCGCTGGCCAACCAACTGCGCCAGATTGAAAGCGTGACCGACGTATTGCGGGTGGGCAAAGGCAATAAAAGTGTGCCGCGAAACTGA
- a CDS encoding uridine kinase: MSVLRVAVDGVDGAGKTHFADELAVVLRAAGAGIIRAGVDGFHRPRAERYRLGRQSPEGFYRDSYNYAALQTALLEPLGPNGNGWYRCGVFDVATDTPLELPAQHAQAGDILLFDGLFLHRPELREYWDFSLFLRVPFEVSVPRGAQRGEGYGSGDVNAPSNARYIGGQQLYFLEAQPERWASLVIDNAVLDSPDLISL, encoded by the coding sequence ATGAGCGTGCTGCGCGTCGCCGTAGATGGAGTAGACGGAGCAGGCAAAACCCATTTTGCAGACGAGTTGGCAGTCGTCTTAAGAGCCGCTGGCGCTGGCATCATTCGCGCCGGAGTGGACGGCTTTCACCGCCCACGCGCCGAGCGCTACCGCTTGGGCCGTCAGTCACCCGAAGGCTTTTACCGCGATTCCTACAATTACGCCGCGCTGCAAACCGCTTTACTCGAACCGCTCGGCCCAAACGGAAACGGTTGGTATCGCTGCGGCGTATTTGATGTTGCAACAGACACGCCGCTTGAGCTTCCAGCCCAACACGCTCAAGCAGGTGACATTCTCTTATTCGATGGCCTCTTTCTTCACCGTCCCGAACTGCGCGAATACTGGGACTTCTCTCTTTTTCTACGGGTGCCGTTTGAAGTTTCGGTTCCGCGAGGAGCGCAGCGCGGTGAAGGGTATGGAAGTGGAGACGTCAACGCGCCCAGCAACGCCCGATACATCGGCGGGCAGCAGCTTTACTTTCTGGAAGCTCAGCCAGAGCGGTGGGCCAGCTTGGTTATTGACAACGCGGTGCTCGACTCACCAGATTTGATCTCCCTTTAG
- a CDS encoding YqjF family protein — MTDPAHPPYALRMIWQRLCFMHWPVSAAELHKHLPPGLTLDTYHGQAYLGVVPFLMSDVAPRGLPTVSGLSTFTELNLRTYVINAEGTAGVWFFSLDAAQPVAVRLARLGFHLPYFDAQMWSAQRGEVTEYASVRTHKGVTAGAFAAAYRPVGPAFESQEGSLEAWLTERYFLFSAAGDKIYKGPIWHRRWPLQRAEAEIRLNTLADLIGVKLEGKPHLLYGEKQVVRAGLIGRVRG, encoded by the coding sequence GTGACTGATCCTGCCCATCCGCCCTACGCCCTGAGAATGATCTGGCAGCGGCTGTGCTTTATGCACTGGCCCGTCAGCGCGGCCGAACTGCACAAGCACTTGCCGCCGGGCCTCACCTTAGACACCTATCACGGACAGGCTTACCTCGGCGTGGTGCCGTTCTTGATGTCGGACGTGGCCCCGCGCGGTCTGCCCACCGTCAGCGGCTTATCTACCTTTACCGAACTCAATTTGCGAACTTACGTGATCAACGCTGAGGGTACGGCAGGCGTTTGGTTTTTCAGCTTAGACGCCGCGCAACCTGTAGCCGTGCGGCTGGCGCGGCTGGGTTTTCATTTGCCGTATTTCGACGCGCAGATGTGGAGCGCCCAGCGCGGTGAAGTGACTGAATACGCCAGCGTCCGCACCCATAAAGGCGTCACGGCCGGCGCATTTGCCGCCGCTTACCGGCCCGTCGGCCCCGCCTTTGAGTCGCAGGAAGGCAGCCTGGAAGCGTGGCTGACCGAGCGCTATTTTTTGTTCAGCGCTGCCGGAGACAAGATTTACAAAGGCCCGATCTGGCACCGGCGCTGGCCGCTGCAACGCGCCGAAGCAGAAATCAGGCTGAACACTTTGGCGGATTTGATCGGGGTGAAGCTGGAGGGCAAGCCGCATCTGCTTTACGGTGAGAAGCAGGTGGTAAGGGCGGGGCTGATCGGGCGGGTAAGAGGCTAA
- the rpsI gene encoding 30S ribosomal protein S9, producing MAIEQFYGTGRRKTAVARVFLRPGEGKIVVNGKEFQNYFRGLLRAVHALQAFRETGTAGRYDAYITVAGGGPSGQADAIKLGISRALLKVNPDFRAQLKPKGLLKRDPREVERKKYGLKKARRAPQFSKR from the coding sequence ATGGCTATCGAACAATTCTACGGAACGGGCCGCCGCAAAACTGCTGTGGCGCGGGTGTTTTTACGCCCCGGTGAAGGCAAAATCGTCGTCAACGGCAAGGAGTTTCAAAACTACTTCCGTGGTCTGCTCCGCGCCGTTCACGCGCTGCAAGCTTTCCGTGAAACCGGCACGGCGGGGCGCTACGACGCTTACATCACCGTGGCGGGCGGCGGCCCCAGCGGTCAGGCGGACGCCATCAAGCTGGGCATTTCGCGCGCCCTGCTGAAAGTCAATCCTGACTTCCGCGCTCAGCTCAAGCCCAAGGGCTTACTTAAGCGCGACCCCCGCGAAGTCGAGCGCAAGAAGTACGGCCTCAAGAAGGCCCGCCGCGCTCCGCAGTTCAGCAAGCGCTAA
- the rplM gene encoding 50S ribosomal protein L13, with the protein MKTYVPDNNSTEQNWVVVDANNVPLGRLATLIASRIRGKHRPDFTPNIINGDFVVVINAEKVALTGKKLDQKVYTRYSGYQGGLKKETARTALARHPERVIEHAVFGMLPKGRQGRSMHPRLKVYAGEQHPHAAQQPTKLENN; encoded by the coding sequence GTGAAAACCTACGTGCCTGACAACAATTCAACCGAACAAAACTGGGTCGTGGTGGACGCCAACAACGTGCCCTTGGGCCGCCTCGCCACCTTGATCGCCAGCCGCATCCGTGGCAAGCACCGCCCCGACTTCACCCCCAACATTATCAACGGCGACTTCGTGGTGGTCATCAACGCCGAGAAAGTGGCGCTGACCGGCAAAAAGCTGGATCAAAAAGTTTACACACGTTACAGCGGCTACCAGGGCGGCCTCAAGAAAGAAACCGCCCGCACCGCGCTGGCCCGTCACCCCGAGCGCGTCATTGAGCACGCCGTCTTCGGCATGTTGCCCAAAGGCCGCCAAGGCCGCTCGATGCACCCCCGCCTCAAGGTTTATGCGGGCGAGCAGCACCCCCACGCCGCCCAACAACCCACCAAGCTGGAGAACAACTAA